A stretch of DNA from Candidatus Fonsibacter ubiquis:
TAGTTTATAAAAATCACTAGAATATGGATAGTTTTGAATTTAATAAAATTGCTGCAGCGGTACTAATTGTTGCTTTATTATTAATTGGTTTAAATCAAATTACAGATTTTATTTATCAGGTAAAAAAACCTCAAACTCCAGGCTACAAAGTTGAAGGAGTGGTTGAGGAGGCGAAAACTGCTAGCAAAGAAGAAAATAAAAAAGAAGAAAAACTTGCGGATATAAAAGTTTTATTAGCTTCTGCAAATGTTGCCGCTGGAGAAAACACTTTTAAAAAATGTGCTGCTTGTCATACTAATGTAAGCGGTGGGGCTGTAAAAATTGGACCTCCAATGTGGGGGATTGTCGGAAAAAAATCAGCTTCACATCCTGATTTTAAATATTCCTCTGCTTTAGTTGCTTTTGGAAAAACTTGGACAGTTGATGAACTTAATGCATATCTTTACAAACCAGCTAGCTATATTAAAGGAACTAAAATGGCTTTTGCGGGTATTGCAAAAGATCAGGAAAGAGCAGATCTAATTGCTTATTTAAGTACTCTTAAATAGTTTTCTTTCTATCTTAGATAAAAAAAATAAAATTAATTTTTAATGC
This window harbors:
- a CDS encoding c-type cytochrome — translated: MDSFEFNKIAAAVLIVALLLIGLNQITDFIYQVKKPQTPGYKVEGVVEEAKTASKEENKKEEKLADIKVLLASANVAAGENTFKKCAACHTNVSGGAVKIGPPMWGIVGKKSASHPDFKYSSALVAFGKTWTVDELNAYLYKPASYIKGTKMAFAGIAKDQERADLIAYLSTLK